A genome region from Sceloporus undulatus isolate JIND9_A2432 ecotype Alabama chromosome 1, SceUnd_v1.1, whole genome shotgun sequence includes the following:
- the LOC121919136 gene encoding uncharacterized protein LOC121919136 isoform X1 — MYTRNLFCVNEHLHCGKNLWSLEDFACFQSLGRMLGAKQWLCRIILLFISFYSGTGRIQQVLAPPGFIETACFSSMFWMKLDESFLQKKHLRIEIMDHSGVTVLPDKEVEARCGYVLSEDVWGNRIFRASFLGCHVTNERDEKFSLTVNIKVSSFEDMRASTTYQRIMSCHYFPWAPREIVCEENYMEVSVKSDVPVISDDETHKWMSALPETERVAYQIWQLIFYSPSGRKTTLVSDASKLGYSFNNTLTRVFLRSPYYTNESEHSVVDGVTMSTVSSTSMYKQRWLLLMIDTTVSCPVDGTSFTDAVIRWTVPTVIPRLVLQQQTFRSLNISMGVGGKRIEDPTKFNYKLEYNNTHTGIKIPIGASGGRFKSTVSSGVYGMTWSIDLFLEHAWTDTDWQLTKYTVIKPITTPFMPQIPTVVNNTVPSMRLFDVLLGVFLPDVTLVTLTIGGIPLTLKEAEQKGYKISDISFPNGTKGFRLEVPFDDPIVQKEYINKNETKYSLYVNYTLNVGPEKKLYHHLADVECVVADIVLPEGIGYCDKANMYLAIPTSDMYKYWRLYVGNKPLNQATAFSDGYFLTTNDTHLVLQVPLFATGIIYEEVSFERIQARFDLTLKKTITMETVDIFSITCSFYFPEFVVCYPNGTVTVSALMKTVPSIDMGKTRLKDSTCKPKEFTKERAFFQFHVSTCGTLVKFEDNRLIYENEISFEKETLPVQGPPTITRDPEYRLTILCYYPLKETVAQTAIIFGSSSEISQPSGYGPIITRSNTAGFRRARQTPNVIANVFKDDSFAETYGTHSIAVKYLWEPIFLEVQLKDEASDAELDLDNCWITESEEFDSIPRWKFIANGCEDKTHGSVNFYPVFKSDRVKYPNHFKRVGIQVLILLPREVYFHCTVTVSNSPCVPVNDNLFKECISRRNLDQHSETLPIRHGYVVAGPVLILHPE; from the exons ATGTATACTCGGAA tTTATTTTGTGTCAATGAGCACCTACACTGTGGAAAGAATTTGTGGAGTTTGGAGGACTTTGCTTGCTTTCAATCCCTTGGAAGGATGCTGGGTGCAAAACAATGGCTCTGCAG AATCATCCTGCTGTTCATTTCATTCTATTCTGGAACGGGGAGGATTCAACAAGTGCTGGCACCCCCAG GTTTTATAGAAACTGCCTGTTTTTCCAGTATGTTTTGGATGAAATTGGATGAATcatttttgcagaaaaaacaCCTCAGGATAGAAATAATGG ATCACTCAGGTGTCACCGTCTTGCCTGACAAGGAGGTGGAAGCTCGCTGTGGCTATGTCCTGTCAGAAGATGTGTGGGGAAATCGGATCTTTCGGGCTTCTTTTCTTGGTTGTCATGTTACAAATGAG AGGGATGAAAAGTTCTCTCTTACTGTAAATATCAAAGTGTCATCATTTGAAGACATGAGAGCATCTACAACTTATCAGCGTATCATGAGCTGTCATTACTTCCCATGGGCTCCACGGGAGATTGTGTGTGAAGAAAATTACATGGAG GTGTCAGTGAAGAGTGACGTCCCTGTGATTTCTGATGATGAGACTCATAAATGGATGTCGGCCCTTCCTGAG aCAGAAAGAGTTGCCTATCAGATATGGCAGCTGATATTCTATTCTCCTTCAGGGAGAAAGACAACATTGGTGAGTGATGCCAGTAAACTAGGCTACAGCTTCAATAATACACTGACAAGAGTTTTCCTTCGATCTCCATACTACACAAATGAATCTGAACATTCAGTG GTTGATGGTGTCACTATGAGCACAGTCAGTTCCACTTCCATGTACAAACAAAGATGGCTTCTCCTCATGATTGATACCACTGTATCATGCCCTGTTG ATGGTACCAGCTTCACAGATGCTGTCATAAGATGGACTGTGCCAACTGTGATTCCTAGATTGGTCCTTCAACAACAAACCTTCAGGTCCCTTAATATATCAATGGGAGTTGGAGGGAAAAGAATAGAAGACCCTACAAAGTTCAACTATAAATTGGAATATAATAACACACACACTGGGATAAAAATCCCAATTGGAGCATCTGGGGGCAGATTTAAG AGCACTGTATCCAGTGGTGTCTATGGAATGACATGGAGTATTGACTTATTTTTGGAACATGCCTGGACAGATACAGACTGGCAGCTGACCAAGTATACAGTGATTAAACCAATCACTACACCCTTCATGCCACAAATACCAACAGTAGTCAATA ACACCGTTCCATCAATGCGACTCTTTGATGTCCTGTTGGGAGTCTTCCTTCCTGATGTCACTCTGGTAACACTTACAATAGGAGGCATACCTTTAACTCTCAAAGAAGCAGAACAAAAGGGCTACAAGATTTCTGATATTTCCTTTCCTAACGGAACAAAAGGTTTTAGACTGGAAGTACCTTTTGATGATCCCATTGTCCAGAAAGAG tatataaacaAGAATGAAACTAAATATTCCCTCTATGTGAACTACACACTGAATGTGGGTCCTGAGAAGAAGCTATACCACCATCTTGCAGACGTAGAATGCGTAGTTGCAGATATTG TACTGCCAGAAGGCATTGGGTATTGTGACAAAGCAAACATGTATTTAGCTATTCCAACCAGTGACATGTACAAATATTGGCGCCTTTATGTAGGCAATAAGCCTTTAAATCAAGCTACTGCCTTTTCAGATGGATATTTTCTCACTACAAATGACACTCATCTTGTATTACAAGTTCCTCTCTTTGCTACTGGGATTATCTATGAG GAAGTTTCATTTGAAAGAATCCAAGCAAGATTTGATCTTACCCTGAAAAAGACCATCACTATGGAGACTGTGGATATCTTCTCCATTACGTGCAGTTTTTACTTCCCAGAATTTGTAG tATGCTATCCTAATGGGACAGTAACTGTATCTGCTCTTATGAAGACAGTTCCATCTATTGACATGGGCAAAACAAGACTGAAGGACAGCACTTGTAAGCCAAAAGAGTTTACCAAAGAACGAGCTTTCTTCCAGTTTCACGTTTCTACTTGTGGAACTTTGGTGAAG TTTGAAGACAACCGTCTTATTTATGAAAATGAAATATCCTTTGAAAAAGAGACTCTTCCAGTTCAGGGACCACCGACCATCACAAGAGACCCAGAATACAG GCTAACTATATTGTGCTACTACCCACTCAAAGAGACAGTAGCACAAACAGCCATTATCTTTGGCTCTTCATCTGAAATATCACAACCTTCTGGCTATGGTCCAATAATTACAAGATCAAACACGGCAG GTTTTAGAAGAGCAAGACAAACTCCGAATGTAATTGCAAATGTGTTCAAAG ATGACTCTTTCGCAGAAACTTATGGAACACATTCAATAGCTGTCAAATACTTATGGGAGCCTATATTTCTTGAAGTTCAACTAAAAGATGAAGCTTCTGATGCTGAACTGGACTTGGACAATTGTTGGATAACCGAGTCTGAAGAATTCGACAGTATTCCCCGGTGGAAATTCATTGCAAATGG ATGTGAGGACAAAACCCATGGGTCTGTGAACTTCTATCCAGTGTTTAAAAGTGACAGAGTGAAATATCCTAATCACTTTAAAAGAGTGGGAATACAGGTGCTGATTCTTCTTCCAAGAGAG GTATATTTCCACTGTACAGTCACAGTCAGTAATTCTCCTTGCGTGCCTGTTAATGACAATCTCTTTAAAGAATGCATTTCTAGAAGGAACCTTG ATCAGCATTCTGAAACTCTTCCTATTCGCCATGGTTATGTTGTGGCTGGACCAGTCTTGATTCTTCATCCTGAATAA
- the LOC121919136 gene encoding uncharacterized protein LOC121919136 isoform X2 — MLGAKQWLCRIILLFISFYSGTGRIQQVLAPPGFIETACFSSMFWMKLDESFLQKKHLRIEIMDHSGVTVLPDKEVEARCGYVLSEDVWGNRIFRASFLGCHVTNERDEKFSLTVNIKVSSFEDMRASTTYQRIMSCHYFPWAPREIVCEENYMEVSVKSDVPVISDDETHKWMSALPETERVAYQIWQLIFYSPSGRKTTLVSDASKLGYSFNNTLTRVFLRSPYYTNESEHSVVDGVTMSTVSSTSMYKQRWLLLMIDTTVSCPVDGTSFTDAVIRWTVPTVIPRLVLQQQTFRSLNISMGVGGKRIEDPTKFNYKLEYNNTHTGIKIPIGASGGRFKSTVSSGVYGMTWSIDLFLEHAWTDTDWQLTKYTVIKPITTPFMPQIPTVVNNTVPSMRLFDVLLGVFLPDVTLVTLTIGGIPLTLKEAEQKGYKISDISFPNGTKGFRLEVPFDDPIVQKEYINKNETKYSLYVNYTLNVGPEKKLYHHLADVECVVADIVLPEGIGYCDKANMYLAIPTSDMYKYWRLYVGNKPLNQATAFSDGYFLTTNDTHLVLQVPLFATGIIYEEVSFERIQARFDLTLKKTITMETVDIFSITCSFYFPEFVVCYPNGTVTVSALMKTVPSIDMGKTRLKDSTCKPKEFTKERAFFQFHVSTCGTLVKFEDNRLIYENEISFEKETLPVQGPPTITRDPEYRLTILCYYPLKETVAQTAIIFGSSSEISQPSGYGPIITRSNTAGFRRARQTPNVIANVFKDDSFAETYGTHSIAVKYLWEPIFLEVQLKDEASDAELDLDNCWITESEEFDSIPRWKFIANGCEDKTHGSVNFYPVFKSDRVKYPNHFKRVGIQVLILLPREVYFHCTVTVSNSPCVPVNDNLFKECISRRNLDQHSETLPIRHGYVVAGPVLILHPE; from the exons ATGCTGGGTGCAAAACAATGGCTCTGCAG AATCATCCTGCTGTTCATTTCATTCTATTCTGGAACGGGGAGGATTCAACAAGTGCTGGCACCCCCAG GTTTTATAGAAACTGCCTGTTTTTCCAGTATGTTTTGGATGAAATTGGATGAATcatttttgcagaaaaaacaCCTCAGGATAGAAATAATGG ATCACTCAGGTGTCACCGTCTTGCCTGACAAGGAGGTGGAAGCTCGCTGTGGCTATGTCCTGTCAGAAGATGTGTGGGGAAATCGGATCTTTCGGGCTTCTTTTCTTGGTTGTCATGTTACAAATGAG AGGGATGAAAAGTTCTCTCTTACTGTAAATATCAAAGTGTCATCATTTGAAGACATGAGAGCATCTACAACTTATCAGCGTATCATGAGCTGTCATTACTTCCCATGGGCTCCACGGGAGATTGTGTGTGAAGAAAATTACATGGAG GTGTCAGTGAAGAGTGACGTCCCTGTGATTTCTGATGATGAGACTCATAAATGGATGTCGGCCCTTCCTGAG aCAGAAAGAGTTGCCTATCAGATATGGCAGCTGATATTCTATTCTCCTTCAGGGAGAAAGACAACATTGGTGAGTGATGCCAGTAAACTAGGCTACAGCTTCAATAATACACTGACAAGAGTTTTCCTTCGATCTCCATACTACACAAATGAATCTGAACATTCAGTG GTTGATGGTGTCACTATGAGCACAGTCAGTTCCACTTCCATGTACAAACAAAGATGGCTTCTCCTCATGATTGATACCACTGTATCATGCCCTGTTG ATGGTACCAGCTTCACAGATGCTGTCATAAGATGGACTGTGCCAACTGTGATTCCTAGATTGGTCCTTCAACAACAAACCTTCAGGTCCCTTAATATATCAATGGGAGTTGGAGGGAAAAGAATAGAAGACCCTACAAAGTTCAACTATAAATTGGAATATAATAACACACACACTGGGATAAAAATCCCAATTGGAGCATCTGGGGGCAGATTTAAG AGCACTGTATCCAGTGGTGTCTATGGAATGACATGGAGTATTGACTTATTTTTGGAACATGCCTGGACAGATACAGACTGGCAGCTGACCAAGTATACAGTGATTAAACCAATCACTACACCCTTCATGCCACAAATACCAACAGTAGTCAATA ACACCGTTCCATCAATGCGACTCTTTGATGTCCTGTTGGGAGTCTTCCTTCCTGATGTCACTCTGGTAACACTTACAATAGGAGGCATACCTTTAACTCTCAAAGAAGCAGAACAAAAGGGCTACAAGATTTCTGATATTTCCTTTCCTAACGGAACAAAAGGTTTTAGACTGGAAGTACCTTTTGATGATCCCATTGTCCAGAAAGAG tatataaacaAGAATGAAACTAAATATTCCCTCTATGTGAACTACACACTGAATGTGGGTCCTGAGAAGAAGCTATACCACCATCTTGCAGACGTAGAATGCGTAGTTGCAGATATTG TACTGCCAGAAGGCATTGGGTATTGTGACAAAGCAAACATGTATTTAGCTATTCCAACCAGTGACATGTACAAATATTGGCGCCTTTATGTAGGCAATAAGCCTTTAAATCAAGCTACTGCCTTTTCAGATGGATATTTTCTCACTACAAATGACACTCATCTTGTATTACAAGTTCCTCTCTTTGCTACTGGGATTATCTATGAG GAAGTTTCATTTGAAAGAATCCAAGCAAGATTTGATCTTACCCTGAAAAAGACCATCACTATGGAGACTGTGGATATCTTCTCCATTACGTGCAGTTTTTACTTCCCAGAATTTGTAG tATGCTATCCTAATGGGACAGTAACTGTATCTGCTCTTATGAAGACAGTTCCATCTATTGACATGGGCAAAACAAGACTGAAGGACAGCACTTGTAAGCCAAAAGAGTTTACCAAAGAACGAGCTTTCTTCCAGTTTCACGTTTCTACTTGTGGAACTTTGGTGAAG TTTGAAGACAACCGTCTTATTTATGAAAATGAAATATCCTTTGAAAAAGAGACTCTTCCAGTTCAGGGACCACCGACCATCACAAGAGACCCAGAATACAG GCTAACTATATTGTGCTACTACCCACTCAAAGAGACAGTAGCACAAACAGCCATTATCTTTGGCTCTTCATCTGAAATATCACAACCTTCTGGCTATGGTCCAATAATTACAAGATCAAACACGGCAG GTTTTAGAAGAGCAAGACAAACTCCGAATGTAATTGCAAATGTGTTCAAAG ATGACTCTTTCGCAGAAACTTATGGAACACATTCAATAGCTGTCAAATACTTATGGGAGCCTATATTTCTTGAAGTTCAACTAAAAGATGAAGCTTCTGATGCTGAACTGGACTTGGACAATTGTTGGATAACCGAGTCTGAAGAATTCGACAGTATTCCCCGGTGGAAATTCATTGCAAATGG ATGTGAGGACAAAACCCATGGGTCTGTGAACTTCTATCCAGTGTTTAAAAGTGACAGAGTGAAATATCCTAATCACTTTAAAAGAGTGGGAATACAGGTGCTGATTCTTCTTCCAAGAGAG GTATATTTCCACTGTACAGTCACAGTCAGTAATTCTCCTTGCGTGCCTGTTAATGACAATCTCTTTAAAGAATGCATTTCTAGAAGGAACCTTG ATCAGCATTCTGAAACTCTTCCTATTCGCCATGGTTATGTTGTGGCTGGACCAGTCTTGATTCTTCATCCTGAATAA
- the LOC121919136 gene encoding uncharacterized protein LOC121919136 isoform X3 — protein MYTRNLFCVNEHLHCGKNLWSLEDFACFQSLGRMLGAKQWLCRIILLFISFYSGTGRIQQVLAPPGFIETACFSSMFWMKLDESFLQKKHLRIEIMDHSGVTVLPDKEVEARCGYVLSEDVWGNRIFRASFLGCHVTNERDEKFSLTVNIKVSSFEDMRASTTYQRIMSCHYFPWAPREIVCEENYMEVSVKSDVPVISDDETHKWMSALPETERVAYQIWQLIFYSPSGRKTTLVSDASKLGYSFNNTLTRVFLRSPYYTNESEHSVVDGVTMSTVSSTSMYKQRWLLLMIDTTVSCPVDGTSFTDAVIRWTVPTVIPRLVLQQQTFRSLNISMGVGGKRIEDPTKFNYKLEYNNTHTGIKIPIGASGGRFKSTVSSGVYGMTWSIDLFLEHAWTDTDWQLTKYTVIKPITTPFMPQIPTVVNNTVPSMRLFDVLLGVFLPDVTLVTLTIGGIPLTLKEAEQKGYKISDISFPNGTKGFRLEVPFDDPIVQKEYINKNETKYSLYVNYTLNVGPEKKLYHHLADVECVVADIVLPEGIGYCDKANMYLAIPTSDMYKYWRLYVGNKPLNQATAFSDGYFLTTNDTHLVLQVPLFATGIIYEEVSFERIQARFDLTLKKTITMETVDIFSITCSFYFPEFVVCYPNGTVTVSALMKTVPSIDMGKTRLKDSTCKPKEFTKERAFFQFHVSTCGTLVKFEDNRLIYENEISFEKETLPVQGPPTITRDPEYRLTILCYYPLKETVAQTAIIFGSSSEISQPSGYGPIITRSNTAGFRRARQTPNVIANVFKDDSFAETYGTHSIAVKYLWEPIFLEVQLKDEASDAELDLDNCWITESEEFDSIPRWKFIANGCEDKTHGSVNFYPVFKSDRVKYPNHFKRVGIQVLILLPREISILKLFLFAMVMLWLDQS, from the exons ATGTATACTCGGAA tTTATTTTGTGTCAATGAGCACCTACACTGTGGAAAGAATTTGTGGAGTTTGGAGGACTTTGCTTGCTTTCAATCCCTTGGAAGGATGCTGGGTGCAAAACAATGGCTCTGCAG AATCATCCTGCTGTTCATTTCATTCTATTCTGGAACGGGGAGGATTCAACAAGTGCTGGCACCCCCAG GTTTTATAGAAACTGCCTGTTTTTCCAGTATGTTTTGGATGAAATTGGATGAATcatttttgcagaaaaaacaCCTCAGGATAGAAATAATGG ATCACTCAGGTGTCACCGTCTTGCCTGACAAGGAGGTGGAAGCTCGCTGTGGCTATGTCCTGTCAGAAGATGTGTGGGGAAATCGGATCTTTCGGGCTTCTTTTCTTGGTTGTCATGTTACAAATGAG AGGGATGAAAAGTTCTCTCTTACTGTAAATATCAAAGTGTCATCATTTGAAGACATGAGAGCATCTACAACTTATCAGCGTATCATGAGCTGTCATTACTTCCCATGGGCTCCACGGGAGATTGTGTGTGAAGAAAATTACATGGAG GTGTCAGTGAAGAGTGACGTCCCTGTGATTTCTGATGATGAGACTCATAAATGGATGTCGGCCCTTCCTGAG aCAGAAAGAGTTGCCTATCAGATATGGCAGCTGATATTCTATTCTCCTTCAGGGAGAAAGACAACATTGGTGAGTGATGCCAGTAAACTAGGCTACAGCTTCAATAATACACTGACAAGAGTTTTCCTTCGATCTCCATACTACACAAATGAATCTGAACATTCAGTG GTTGATGGTGTCACTATGAGCACAGTCAGTTCCACTTCCATGTACAAACAAAGATGGCTTCTCCTCATGATTGATACCACTGTATCATGCCCTGTTG ATGGTACCAGCTTCACAGATGCTGTCATAAGATGGACTGTGCCAACTGTGATTCCTAGATTGGTCCTTCAACAACAAACCTTCAGGTCCCTTAATATATCAATGGGAGTTGGAGGGAAAAGAATAGAAGACCCTACAAAGTTCAACTATAAATTGGAATATAATAACACACACACTGGGATAAAAATCCCAATTGGAGCATCTGGGGGCAGATTTAAG AGCACTGTATCCAGTGGTGTCTATGGAATGACATGGAGTATTGACTTATTTTTGGAACATGCCTGGACAGATACAGACTGGCAGCTGACCAAGTATACAGTGATTAAACCAATCACTACACCCTTCATGCCACAAATACCAACAGTAGTCAATA ACACCGTTCCATCAATGCGACTCTTTGATGTCCTGTTGGGAGTCTTCCTTCCTGATGTCACTCTGGTAACACTTACAATAGGAGGCATACCTTTAACTCTCAAAGAAGCAGAACAAAAGGGCTACAAGATTTCTGATATTTCCTTTCCTAACGGAACAAAAGGTTTTAGACTGGAAGTACCTTTTGATGATCCCATTGTCCAGAAAGAG tatataaacaAGAATGAAACTAAATATTCCCTCTATGTGAACTACACACTGAATGTGGGTCCTGAGAAGAAGCTATACCACCATCTTGCAGACGTAGAATGCGTAGTTGCAGATATTG TACTGCCAGAAGGCATTGGGTATTGTGACAAAGCAAACATGTATTTAGCTATTCCAACCAGTGACATGTACAAATATTGGCGCCTTTATGTAGGCAATAAGCCTTTAAATCAAGCTACTGCCTTTTCAGATGGATATTTTCTCACTACAAATGACACTCATCTTGTATTACAAGTTCCTCTCTTTGCTACTGGGATTATCTATGAG GAAGTTTCATTTGAAAGAATCCAAGCAAGATTTGATCTTACCCTGAAAAAGACCATCACTATGGAGACTGTGGATATCTTCTCCATTACGTGCAGTTTTTACTTCCCAGAATTTGTAG tATGCTATCCTAATGGGACAGTAACTGTATCTGCTCTTATGAAGACAGTTCCATCTATTGACATGGGCAAAACAAGACTGAAGGACAGCACTTGTAAGCCAAAAGAGTTTACCAAAGAACGAGCTTTCTTCCAGTTTCACGTTTCTACTTGTGGAACTTTGGTGAAG TTTGAAGACAACCGTCTTATTTATGAAAATGAAATATCCTTTGAAAAAGAGACTCTTCCAGTTCAGGGACCACCGACCATCACAAGAGACCCAGAATACAG GCTAACTATATTGTGCTACTACCCACTCAAAGAGACAGTAGCACAAACAGCCATTATCTTTGGCTCTTCATCTGAAATATCACAACCTTCTGGCTATGGTCCAATAATTACAAGATCAAACACGGCAG GTTTTAGAAGAGCAAGACAAACTCCGAATGTAATTGCAAATGTGTTCAAAG ATGACTCTTTCGCAGAAACTTATGGAACACATTCAATAGCTGTCAAATACTTATGGGAGCCTATATTTCTTGAAGTTCAACTAAAAGATGAAGCTTCTGATGCTGAACTGGACTTGGACAATTGTTGGATAACCGAGTCTGAAGAATTCGACAGTATTCCCCGGTGGAAATTCATTGCAAATGG ATGTGAGGACAAAACCCATGGGTCTGTGAACTTCTATCCAGTGTTTAAAAGTGACAGAGTGAAATATCCTAATCACTTTAAAAGAGTGGGAATACAGGTGCTGATTCTTCTTCCAAGAGAG ATCAGCATTCTGAAACTCTTCCTATTCGCCATGGTTATGTTGTGGCTGGACCAGTCTTGA
- the LOC121919136 gene encoding uncharacterized protein LOC121919136 isoform X4 produces MYTRNLFCVNEHLHCGKNLWSLEDFACFQSLGRMLGAKQWLCRIILLFISFYSGTGRIQQVLAPPGFIETACFSSMFWMKLDESFLQKKHLRIEIMDHSGVTVLPDKEVEARCGYVLSEDVWGNRIFRASFLGCHVTNERDEKFSLTVNIKVSSFEDMRASTTYQRIMSCHYFPWAPREIVCEENYMEVSVKSDVPVISDDETHKWMSALPETERVAYQIWQLIFYSPSGRKTTLVSDASKLGYSFNNTLTRVFLRSPYYTNESEHSVVDGVTMSTVSSTSMYKQRWLLLMIDTTVSCPVDGTSFTDAVIRWTVPTVIPRLVLQQQTFRSLNISMGVGGKRIEDPTKFNYKLEYNNTHTGIKIPIGASGGRFKSTVSSGVYGMTWSIDLFLEHAWTDTDWQLTKYTVIKPITTPFMPQIPTVVNNTVPSMRLFDVLLGVFLPDVTLVTLTIGGIPLTLKEAEQKGYKISDISFPNGTKGFRLEVPFDDPIVQKEYINKNETKYSLYVNYTLNVGPEKKLYHHLADVECVVADIDGYFLTTNDTHLVLQVPLFATGIIYEEVSFERIQARFDLTLKKTITMETVDIFSITCSFYFPEFVVCYPNGTVTVSALMKTVPSIDMGKTRLKDSTCKPKEFTKERAFFQFHVSTCGTLVKFEDNRLIYENEISFEKETLPVQGPPTITRDPEYRLTILCYYPLKETVAQTAIIFGSSSEISQPSGYGPIITRSNTAGFRRARQTPNVIANVFKDDSFAETYGTHSIAVKYLWEPIFLEVQLKDEASDAELDLDNCWITESEEFDSIPRWKFIANGCEDKTHGSVNFYPVFKSDRVKYPNHFKRVGIQVLILLPREVYFHCTVTVSNSPCVPVNDNLFKECISRRNLDQHSETLPIRHGYVVAGPVLILHPE; encoded by the exons ATGTATACTCGGAA tTTATTTTGTGTCAATGAGCACCTACACTGTGGAAAGAATTTGTGGAGTTTGGAGGACTTTGCTTGCTTTCAATCCCTTGGAAGGATGCTGGGTGCAAAACAATGGCTCTGCAG AATCATCCTGCTGTTCATTTCATTCTATTCTGGAACGGGGAGGATTCAACAAGTGCTGGCACCCCCAG GTTTTATAGAAACTGCCTGTTTTTCCAGTATGTTTTGGATGAAATTGGATGAATcatttttgcagaaaaaacaCCTCAGGATAGAAATAATGG ATCACTCAGGTGTCACCGTCTTGCCTGACAAGGAGGTGGAAGCTCGCTGTGGCTATGTCCTGTCAGAAGATGTGTGGGGAAATCGGATCTTTCGGGCTTCTTTTCTTGGTTGTCATGTTACAAATGAG AGGGATGAAAAGTTCTCTCTTACTGTAAATATCAAAGTGTCATCATTTGAAGACATGAGAGCATCTACAACTTATCAGCGTATCATGAGCTGTCATTACTTCCCATGGGCTCCACGGGAGATTGTGTGTGAAGAAAATTACATGGAG GTGTCAGTGAAGAGTGACGTCCCTGTGATTTCTGATGATGAGACTCATAAATGGATGTCGGCCCTTCCTGAG aCAGAAAGAGTTGCCTATCAGATATGGCAGCTGATATTCTATTCTCCTTCAGGGAGAAAGACAACATTGGTGAGTGATGCCAGTAAACTAGGCTACAGCTTCAATAATACACTGACAAGAGTTTTCCTTCGATCTCCATACTACACAAATGAATCTGAACATTCAGTG GTTGATGGTGTCACTATGAGCACAGTCAGTTCCACTTCCATGTACAAACAAAGATGGCTTCTCCTCATGATTGATACCACTGTATCATGCCCTGTTG ATGGTACCAGCTTCACAGATGCTGTCATAAGATGGACTGTGCCAACTGTGATTCCTAGATTGGTCCTTCAACAACAAACCTTCAGGTCCCTTAATATATCAATGGGAGTTGGAGGGAAAAGAATAGAAGACCCTACAAAGTTCAACTATAAATTGGAATATAATAACACACACACTGGGATAAAAATCCCAATTGGAGCATCTGGGGGCAGATTTAAG AGCACTGTATCCAGTGGTGTCTATGGAATGACATGGAGTATTGACTTATTTTTGGAACATGCCTGGACAGATACAGACTGGCAGCTGACCAAGTATACAGTGATTAAACCAATCACTACACCCTTCATGCCACAAATACCAACAGTAGTCAATA ACACCGTTCCATCAATGCGACTCTTTGATGTCCTGTTGGGAGTCTTCCTTCCTGATGTCACTCTGGTAACACTTACAATAGGAGGCATACCTTTAACTCTCAAAGAAGCAGAACAAAAGGGCTACAAGATTTCTGATATTTCCTTTCCTAACGGAACAAAAGGTTTTAGACTGGAAGTACCTTTTGATGATCCCATTGTCCAGAAAGAG tatataaacaAGAATGAAACTAAATATTCCCTCTATGTGAACTACACACTGAATGTGGGTCCTGAGAAGAAGCTATACCACCATCTTGCAGACGTAGAATGCGTAGTTGCAGATATTG ATGGATATTTTCTCACTACAAATGACACTCATCTTGTATTACAAGTTCCTCTCTTTGCTACTGGGATTATCTATGAG GAAGTTTCATTTGAAAGAATCCAAGCAAGATTTGATCTTACCCTGAAAAAGACCATCACTATGGAGACTGTGGATATCTTCTCCATTACGTGCAGTTTTTACTTCCCAGAATTTGTAG tATGCTATCCTAATGGGACAGTAACTGTATCTGCTCTTATGAAGACAGTTCCATCTATTGACATGGGCAAAACAAGACTGAAGGACAGCACTTGTAAGCCAAAAGAGTTTACCAAAGAACGAGCTTTCTTCCAGTTTCACGTTTCTACTTGTGGAACTTTGGTGAAG TTTGAAGACAACCGTCTTATTTATGAAAATGAAATATCCTTTGAAAAAGAGACTCTTCCAGTTCAGGGACCACCGACCATCACAAGAGACCCAGAATACAG GCTAACTATATTGTGCTACTACCCACTCAAAGAGACAGTAGCACAAACAGCCATTATCTTTGGCTCTTCATCTGAAATATCACAACCTTCTGGCTATGGTCCAATAATTACAAGATCAAACACGGCAG GTTTTAGAAGAGCAAGACAAACTCCGAATGTAATTGCAAATGTGTTCAAAG ATGACTCTTTCGCAGAAACTTATGGAACACATTCAATAGCTGTCAAATACTTATGGGAGCCTATATTTCTTGAAGTTCAACTAAAAGATGAAGCTTCTGATGCTGAACTGGACTTGGACAATTGTTGGATAACCGAGTCTGAAGAATTCGACAGTATTCCCCGGTGGAAATTCATTGCAAATGG ATGTGAGGACAAAACCCATGGGTCTGTGAACTTCTATCCAGTGTTTAAAAGTGACAGAGTGAAATATCCTAATCACTTTAAAAGAGTGGGAATACAGGTGCTGATTCTTCTTCCAAGAGAG GTATATTTCCACTGTACAGTCACAGTCAGTAATTCTCCTTGCGTGCCTGTTAATGACAATCTCTTTAAAGAATGCATTTCTAGAAGGAACCTTG ATCAGCATTCTGAAACTCTTCCTATTCGCCATGGTTATGTTGTGGCTGGACCAGTCTTGATTCTTCATCCTGAATAA